The genomic stretch GTACTACTCTGGTGCCCCTTGCTGCGGATTGTTCAGATGGATTTTACTGCGTAATTTCTCTCCGCTTTACTAATCTATTTGCATATTTACGGGTTTCATCGTATGAATCAAATTGACATTCAAGAATAATTCCGTCTGGCAAAATACCGTTCTTACCCATAGCAGTTACAATCTCCGATCGACAAAAGGAGCACTCCCCGTTTCTGTAAGCATGTATAAGAACCTCCCCACAGGTATATGATCTGTGCTTAGAATAGATATCTCGTAAATCCATTTGCATATTATGCGGAACTCGCTGAGATTTTGTTACTACTTTTCGAATCAAAATGTCATCAGGCTTTTCCCAGTTCTCTTTGAGAAGAGTTAGTCCAGATGCCGTATCGCCTGCTTCAAGAATCTTAATTGCAAGGTCATGTATCCTTTTATCTCTAAAACGTTCCAATGCTTCTATCGCTGCTTGACGAAGATCAAGGTTATTGGTCTGAACCAAATTTATCAAAAACTCTATGCCTAATGGATAATCAATCCGGCGAAATACTCGGAGTAATTGTGTTCTCACAAAATCGTTATCCTCTGCTTCGATACGGTTTGCCAATTCTATGAGTTCGGCTCTACTCGCTTCCCGTGCAAATCTAATAAGGTATCCGTTTATCCCATATGGGCTTTGATTCTGTAAGCACTTTTGAGTTTCCTCTATTAGAAATTCCAATGTAACATACGGGAGTATTGCTTGATGATTTTTACGAGTAAGTTCAACTTTTCTAAACTCACTCACAACCACATTCACATTTTGTGATATAGAACTTGCACTGTTTAGATATTCCCATACCTTGCTTTTTCCAAATTGGTTTGTGGCACTATCAAGAAACCAATCATAATATGAACATTGATCGTCTTTCCGCGCTTGGATAATGACACCAGCATCTTCAACACATTGCTTGAAAGCCCTCCATTTACCTAAACTCATGGAAACTATCATAAGTAGTTCAAATTGTTCCCGTTCACAATAACGATATGGAAAAATCCTTTGCTTAGTTAGTTTCTCTTTAAGCTGTTCATATTTATCTTTTAAAATAGCTGCTGCTTTTGATGAACCATCCTGTACATATGAAAGAAGGATATCCGTAAGTTGCTGCATCAATCTATGAGGTAATCGCTCCTTATAAGCTTTTGCTATAGATTCAAGAAATTCATCTTCACACCTCAACGCAGAAATCGCAGTATAAAGGTAATAACCTTTTGTACCCTCAACTTGTGTGTCAAACCCAATGTCTTTCAGGCAACAACGATAAACAATTTCTTTATACTTCTCTCGATTATCATTCTGGTTTAGTTCAATTACCGCACTTCCGATTCCACGGCGTAATTGATGCAAAAATTCCTTGTCTGTCATGTGAAAATTCCCTCCTTCTGCCAGATTTATTTTTAGCACTTTTGCTTTTGTTCTTTTCAATTGAAGCAAAATCGTCAAATATCATCTGTTTGTATCCTCAAAGGTAGCATTACTTATTTCTCCAAAAACAATGCCTCAAACCCTTTGTTTTCAATGATTTACGCTCTCTCCAACAAGCAACAGCATTCTGTATGCCTTGAGGAGATAAAAAAGATGCTACTTGTAGCTGGTTACCCCTTGGCGACAAGGATGATACTTTCCTGTCTAATGTCCATATATTCATTCTGCAAAGTATTTGTCGATAATATCTTTATATCAGAATGACCGTTATCATCCTCTTCGAGATTAAGAGGTTTAAGATTATCCAGTGACTCCTCCAACAAAACAAACTTTTAATTCAGTACATCCCTCATTATCAAGAGCCAATGCACTTGTCGCTCCATCTATGATCGAGATTGCCCCAAATAAAAGCAAATCCAATACTGGTTTTGCATCATTTAGATTTTCACGTTTTATGCGGACATATGACCGCGCCGCCGCTTGGGTAATCATGTTCTCCGGGGTATTATGTTCAAATATTTAACATTAATTCGTTATGGCAGTTACTGCCACCAATGCATTATTTCTGCGATTCCAACATCCCATACTTTAGCGTTTCCAGTGACTATTATCTTTAAATCTTTTAATTTTGCATTATAAAACGTTTTCACTTTACACGTATTTTTATCTTCGTCTTTATCACTAAATAAAAACAGTTCTTCCCCGTTGACCATAATCGTAACTGAGCCTTTATATTCTACGCCGTCAGGAATACCAATATTGGCATAAATCCACGGATTTTCCTTTCCTACATTAAATAGATACTCCTTACTTGTTTCATCCGTACTGCTATACAAATTTAATGTAGGATTTATTTTTTCACCTTGAACCGTAAAAGACGAAATTTTTTCGGTTACAGGTGCAGTTGCACTTATTTCGTTTATTGCTTGAACAGGTCCAATTGTTTCATTTACATGTACACTATAATCAATTGCTTCAGAAACAGTCATAATCCCAAGAAATAATATAAGAATAGTTGCTGCTGAAGCAGCAAGCTTTTTAAAGGTAATCCCTGTGGTAACCCCTACTTTATAGGCAACAAATCCTATGATTGCACCCAATGTATTCGATATAATATCCATCACATCAAACGTACCCAGGAAAGTTAAAGACTGAAGCACTTCTAAAAAGGTAATCACTAATATAAATAATGGGAGCAACTTTTTAAAACGGATTCGATACAGCAATGGAATTATGATACCAAATGGAATAAAAGCAGCAATGTTTCCAAAATCGAATAACCATGACATCGTCAGTTGCGGAAACCTTAATGGAACCCCATCCGGGACAAATAAAAATGTATAATCATTATAATCAATCTTATCGCCTGTTCTATGAAACCCTAAGAACATGAAGTACAAAACTAAGACTGTATATACTATCATTCCTGCAAGAATAAGTCTACGAAATTTAATGTTGATAACCTGCAAATTAGACGATAATATTTTATTGCCATTTGGTATTTCTTTTTGTTCGTTTTTCATTCTTAGAGCCTCCATTCAAAATATATCATATTTTTGCCTCTTCAATATAATATCTGTGATAGTTCATGCTATAATATATATATTTCACGCCCTAACACACTTTTTCTTTAAGAGATTAGAACTAATAATTTATACCCATGACTATCGCAAAGCTTAGCATTTTCCTCCAAATCTGTTAGTTCAATTAAAGTATATGCTAAATTCAATGTTCGATACGCCCTCTTTATTTTCGACGCAATTTTACAATTGTTTCTGTATGCCCTGAGGAGATAAAAAAGATGACCGTTGAACCTAATACCCTCTTGGCGTCGGCTAATTCTTTTAAAATCTTCCTGCGATTATTTTTTGAATGAAATATTAATCTATTTTAGAAAATCGCAAGTTATCCATATTATCCCTGTTAAATAAGTAAATGCCAGAAAATAATTGTTTAAAACTTTATTATATTAAATTGTAAACAATAAAGCCTTCAAATCCCTTTCAGTCTTGAAGACTTTATTCGTTACGTAATGACTCCTCCTCCAGAATTATAATCAATATGAGTATTTGCTTCATCAATAATATGATTGGGCTTAAAAAACAAATTAATTGATTCCCCCTAAAAAGTTATTGCTTGAAATGTATCAATTTGGTCATTTTTAAAACATATATAACCTTCTGGTTTAGCTATATAACTCGAACTGGATACTTTAAAATCAACATTAAAAATATATTTTTTCATTTGATACTTAAGATGCAATATTGTAATTTGCCCACGTACAAAGTTTAACGTGGGCAATACGTGGACAAATCCACAAATATGTTAAATATCAACTCTTTAGATCATTGGTTTATCTGCAAAGCAAGCAAACGGTCTCCACATGCACAGTATTCGGAAACATATCCACACAACAAACCCTTTCCACCTTATACCCCTTCTCCTGCAGCATCACCAGATCCCTGGCCAAACTAGTCGGCTTACAAGAAATATATACAATCCTATCCACTCCAAAATTAATAATCTTCTCCAACGCCTTGGGATGTATCCCATCCCTTGGCGGATCCAATACAATCAAATCCGGCTTCTCCTCAATGTTATCTATCACCTTCAGTACATCACCGGCTATAAAATCACAGTTATCCAGTCCATTCAGCCCCGCATTTTCCCTCGCGGCTATAACGGCTTCTTCAACAATTTCCACACCAATTACTTTCTTGGCTACCGGTGCCAACAACTGAGCAATTGTCCCAGTTCCGCTGTATAAATCAAATATCAGCTTGTCCTTCGTCTCTCCAATAAACTCCCTGGCAGTACTGTAAAGCACTTCCGCTCCCAAAGAATTGGTCTGAAAAAAGGAAAAGGTCGAGATCTTAAATTTCAGTCCAAGAATCTCTTCATAGAAATAATCCTGTCCATACAATATATCCGTATGGTCACTTTGTACAACATCTGCCTGACTGTCATTATACGTATGAAGAATCCCAACAATACTGCCACTCAATTCCAGTTCTAAAAGCTTATTCTTAAACTCCTCTATAATTAATTCTTCCTTTTCTTCATAATCCCACTGACTGGATGTCACCAGATTAATCAGAATCTCTCCCGTCTTAACCGCCTTTCTTACCAGCAAATGGCGCAAATACCCCACATGAGACAGCTTCTTATAAAAAGTCATCCCCTTAGCACTAAAGTACTCCAGCACGCAGGTCAGTACCTGATTATAATCCGTATCAACAATCTGGCACTCAGATGTTGTTACAATATCATAAAAGCTCCCTTTCTTATGAAGTCCCAAAGCCAATGGTCCGTCCTTCATTTCATCACCAAAGGAAAACTCCATCTTATTACGGTATCCCCACTGGTTTGGACTGCCTTTGATCCCTTCAAAGGGATAATCACTACAGACAGCATCCAACAAACGCTTTACCTGGTCTGCTTTCATATTTAGCTGGGTCTCATAGGGTATGGTCTGATAGGTACAGCCTCCGCAGGGTCCAAAATGACGGCACTTTGGCTCTTCCGTTTCCAGAGGGGATTTTTCCAGGACTTCAAGGAGCCTGCCTTCGTTTTTTCCTTTGCGGGCTTTGTTTACTACAACGCTTACCTTCTGGCCTGGGAAGGTATTTTTTACGGATACCTTTTCATCTTCTATCTGAAGGATTCCCTTGTTGGGGAAATCGACTCTTATTATTTCACCGACACACTGTGTACCTTTTTTCACGTTTTTTGTCTCCTGCTTCTTTTTTTCAATGAGAACATTATACGATATAATGCCTCTGTTTGTCCACCTGCTCCGGTTTGTTCCTGCTGGTTATATTCTATTTTTATTAATTCTTCTGCAATAAAATTTAAAATAACATCAAACTCATTGCTTATTATTCAAAATAATGTATAATTAATTTATATGTGTATAAGTTATAGGTGAACTCTTTGCTTAATCTGGCATTAGTCAATTACTTTCCTATCATAGTTCTATCTTTTATATCCATTTGATTATGTTGGTGAAATTTCATTTTAATTCATTGAGAATTGGGATATTTTAATCAATCCTTTGTTTTGTAGAAATTTCCTATAAGTAGAATTTATTATTTAGGATAAACGTCTATGGTTGCTGGCACAGTCTTAAGGTTAGCATTAGTTGATATAGCTTATAAGTACATAAATTTGAGATAGGAGAACGTGATGAAGAATTTGAAACTAAAAAGTAAACTAGCTATTTTTAACACCACGCTGAGGGAAGTTTTTATTTCCTCACTACCTCTTGCAATAATTATTATTATTGTTTGTGTTTTTATCGCACCCTTAAATAATCCAAAGGATTATTTGAAATTAATTATAGGTTATGCTAGTGTGGTTGTGGGGCAATCTGTTTTTCTGGTCGGTCTTAATGTTAGTATTCTTCCAATCGGTATGCTAGTTGGAGGTTCCCTGATTAAACTGAAAAAAGCCTCTTTTATTATTTTCTTTGGTTTGGTTTTTGGTCTGCTGGCTACTGTTGCCGAGCCTGCCTTAACCGTTTTAGCCAGGCAGACAAATATGATTATGCCCATTATCAATGAGACCATCTTTATCTGGATCATGGGTTTGGGTATTGGTCTTTTGGTTGGCTTTTCGCTTTACCGTATTATGAAAGACTTAAATATTAAGATAGTTTTCGCTGTTTTGTATATTATTACCTTTATTGTACTTATCTTTGTCCCTAATGAATTTGTTGCCTTGGCCTTTGACGGAAGCGGTGCTACCACCGGTGATATCTCTGTGCCCTTCATTTTGGCACTGGGTATGGGTGTTTCGGTTACTTTGTCCAAGCATAAAAGTAATGATGATACCTTTGGTATCATCGGTCTCGCTTCTGTGGGCCCTATTTTAGCATTATCCATTTATGCTATCGTACTTAACCTCCATTACAAAGGTGTTTTACCTCCGGAACAGCTCTATGCTCCCGGAACCGATAGTACTGTCCGAGAAATCCTTACCGGTAACTTAGGGGGAGTCGCCCTGGCACTTATTCCTATCATTGTTATTTTTCTGCCTTTTCAGTTCTTTCTGATCAAACAGCCGAAGAAAGACTTTATAAATATTCTTCTTGGCTCTATCGTAGTATTTATCGGTTTATTGATCTTCCTGTCAGGTATTGACTACGGTTTTGCTTTTGCAGGCAAATACATTGGTGAAGTCTTCCTGGAACCTACCCGTCCGGAATGGTTTAAATGGTTGCTGCTGCTCATTGGTTTTATTCTCGGTGCAGCTATCACCCTGTCAGAACCTGCCGTTACCGTTCTGGGTGAACAGCTGGAGGAAATAACCAATGGTCATATTAAAAAGAATACCATTCGAATGACCCTTGCCATCGGTATTGGTTTTGCTTCTTTGATTGCGATGATAAAAATCCTGACTCAGGTAAATATTCTTTGGTTTCTTGTTCCTCTCTATTCAATTGCACTTATTATGATGAAATTTACACCAAAGCTATTTGTAGGTTTGGCTTTTGACTCAGGCGGCGTTTCCGGCGGTGCGTTAACCTCTGCCTTCTTAACTCCATTGACACTTGGTATGGCACAGGCGATTGCTCAGAAATCCACTACCGGCGGTCAGTCAATTTTAGTAAATGGTTTTGGAATTATTGCCTTTATTTCAGTTACCCCATTGATTGCTGTACAGTTTTTAGGTATAGTATATGATATGACTCTTCGAAAGGTGGAAAAAGCCGCTAAAGAAGCTGAACTAAAAGAATTAGAGGAATTGGCTTTACTTGTAAATTTAGTGGAACATTCATCAAAGCAAGTCAAAGAGCACATGGATTATGAATTAAAGGAGAATAATGATACTATGGATTTGATTAAAACAGAGGAGGGAGTCAATAGCTTTGATGGATTCTGATAATACACTTGATTATTTAACTGTAATTACAGCAAGAAAATTTAAAGATAATGCACTGAAATTATTACTTGACTCCGGCTGTTATCTTATTGATGTGGTATATGCCAAGGGTTCAGTACAATCCGGTTATTTTAAGGATATGCTGGGGCTTGTCGATGATGAGAAAAAGGTCATGATTACATGTATGGTAAAAAGTAATCTAACCCCCCTGTTAATGGAACAGTTTGTTACAAAATTGAAATTTGATCAACCTAATACAGGTATTGCTTATGTTATTCCTGTTGAAAAGTTGTCCGTGTAGGAGGTAAACATGACAGACCTTAATATGAATATGAAAGCCTTGTATATCGTTGTTAACGTAGGATTTGCTGAAAAAATTGTGGAATATATTCGTTCCTACGGTTCTTGCGGGGCTACAATTATAAATGCTCGCCGTTATAGTTTTCAACACAAAGAAATTATGGGTATTAATACAGATAAAGAAAAAGAAATTATCTTAACCATAATTGACAGCGATGCAGCTGACAGGATTATGAACAGTATCAAACAGTATTCCGGCTTTAAAACAGAAGCTCATGGAATCTGCTATACCCTGCCGGTGTCCAGTGCCGTCGGTCTTGGCCAATACAATTGTGAGAACCTGGATATTAAGAAACAAGTGTAAAAATTTATCTTAACTTAAGGTATTCTCATTTTTTCAAGGTGAATTTTATTTTATTTGGTTATAAAATATTGATAAATAGACAATGGCTTCCCAATCACAAACAAATTGTGCCGGGAAGCCATTATTTATTTACTGTTAAATAAATACGGGGAGCATCTTTTAGAGTACCAGTCTATGATGGCTTCTCCAATCCCTACGGTATCTGCCCGTATCTGCCCCCTTCATTATATGTTTTCTTTCGTCTATATCTTTAAATTCACCTTTATCTTTAATCTCGTCTATACCTTTTATTTTCTTTCTTAACATAATGACTATAACTTAATCTCTATATACAGCTGGACGCTTTGCTTTTAAACGAATTTTCTATAAGACATTTCTGTTTTAAAGCATTTATAATATAATACTGTTTTAAAGCCATTATACTATTTTAAGCATTTATACTATGATACTGTTTGGAAACTTTTATACTTATAAACCATCAGCCAATTTTTTTCTCTTAAGTATCAGCTTCTTCACCAGAAACATAAACGGCTGTATTTCATCACAAAGCATATAATGCATTATTTTACAAGTCTCTACATAGAGCGACAGTATATTGAAGCTCTTTATTGCAGATTCTACTTCTAGAAATGTATTTTAGGTCTTTGCGTAAAAAACACCATGGTGCCATAGGATGATAATTATCACAAAGTTCTGTTAGCACCAGACATGTAAGAAAGGAATAAAACTTTATGAAATCGAATAAATTAGCATTTCTAATTATCCTGTTACTCCTGCCGGTTCTTTTAACCGGCTGCAGTAAGATCTTTCCTACTCCTTTTGGCAGCAACACCGGAGGTAATGAGAGTTCAGAAGACCCAAGTGACATTACAGACGCACCTGCTGACACTCCGGTTCCCACGATTACGGAGATTCCTTCTGTCGCTACCGAAATCCCCTCTGCTGAAACCTCCGGCAGCGGTACTACCCTTCCTTCTGACAATGATTCCACTTCCGGTCAGGGTGGCTCATCAGACCCGGACAGCTCTTCGGGACAGAATGGAAGCTCGGTTTCCGATTCCTCTGCAGATTCCTATAAAGCCAGAGCGGAAGAATTTCTCTCGCACATGACCCTGGAGGAGAAGGTAGGTCAGATGTTCTTTGTTCGCTTGCGCAAGGACAGTGCTGCTGCCGATTTAAAGGATTATCGCCTGGGCGGTTATATCTTATTCGGTGATGATTTTAAGGACGAGACAAAAGACAGTATCAAAGATTTGTTATCAGAATACCAGGATCTTTCTTCTATTCCTTTATTGATCGGTGTGGATGAAGAAGGCGGTTCCGTAAACCGCGTCAGTAAATATTCCGCTTTTCGTTCAGAACCCTTTAAGTCTCCACAGGACCTGTATAAGGCTGGCGGTTTTGAAGCCATTCAGACAGATACCAAAGAAAAAGCAGATCTTCTGCTGGACCTTGGCATTAATGTGAACCTGGCCCCGGTTAGCGATGTTTCAACAGCTGCTGATGATTTCATCTACAATAGAGCCTTTGGTAAAGACGCAAAAGCTACTGCTAATTATGTAAAGACCGTTATTCTGGCAATGAACAGAGCACATATCGGCAGTACTTTAAAACATTTTCCCGGCTATGGCAACAATGTCGACACACATACAGGAGTTGCAACGGATAACAGGGAATATGACCAGTTTCTAAAAAATGATTTTCTTCCCTTTCAGGCAGGTATCGAAGCCGGTGCTGACAGTATTCTGGTATCCCACAATATTGTTACATCCATGGACAAGAAATACCCCGCCTCCCTCTCCTTTGCTGTTCATGAGATTTTACGGGATACCCTGAAATTCGAGGGTGTTGTTATGACCGATGATCTGAGTATGGATGCTATTAAGAAATATACCTCGGATAATGAGGCTGCTGTTCTTGCCATAGAGGCCGGAAATGACCTGCTTATTGCAACTGACTTTGATACACAGATACCAGCAGTTCTGAAGGCGGTTAAAAGTGGTACAATAACGGAGGATCGACTTAATGATTCTGTAATCCGTATTCTTATCTGGAAATTGAAGCTTGGTATTCTTCAATAAAAAAGTTATAGCTTACAATCAAATACAAGATGCAAGTCGGGTATAGATTTCTAAACTAAACTGACATTCAAATGAAATACATTATCCTCCTGACTTGAATCTTAATGAAGCCCTGCTCTTCTGTTTATTCAATTTGCATTGCATTCTCATCTGTTATTCGTTAAAATAATAGATATCAAATAATTATGAGGTGATAGGATGCAGATTAAAGAATCCGCCGAAGACTATTTAGAAACTATTCTAAGATTGCAAGAACAAACCGGACATGTCCGTTCCATAGATATTGCCAATGATTTGGGTTATACCAAAGCAAGTGTCAGCATTGCCATGAAGAAACTGCGTGAAAATGGCTATATACATGTAGATGAGGCCGGAGCCATCACGCTTGAGAAAGCCGGTCAGGAAATTGCTTCAAAAATATATGACCGCCATCAGACCCTTACCAATCTGTTGATTGCTGCGGGAGTGACCAAAGAAACAGCAGCAGAAGACGCCTGCCGAATTGAGCATGTTATCAGTAATGAAAGTTATCAGTGTATCAAGAATTATTTTAACAATAAGCTCCTATGAACAGGAATGGCAACATGAAGTGAGAATAGTTTATATAATCCATGAACCACTGTAAAGGCTGAACCCCTTGCCTTGACAGCGTTTCATGGATTTTGTGTATCATTATCAAGCTCAAAATGGATTACTCTGTAAAATAAGTCTCACGAAATAAGAAACGGATACCAAACCATGATAAAGTTTAAAAAGTTTCCTACATTATATTCAGAATTGCCCACAATGAAATCCCACAAAACTCCCTACTTAAGTGATAGCAGTTTGCTTACTGCTGTACTTTCTTCTTAATCGGGAACAATAAATCCAGCTGCATTTTTTCACTGTTAAAATTCGAATCCTGAACATTATGAAAGAAATTCAGCTGCTCCTCTAACGCCCAGTCCATTTCTGCATCCGGCAGGTTACATCTCTTTTCTCCCCAGGCAGAGTCATAATCGGGATTATTATGAAATACCCAATCCGCCAACAATCCCCAGTGGTCGAATTCATCCATACTGATGGCATGTGCCGCATACAGTCCGCCATAGAACTGCTTCTTTACAAGCGGCTCCGGGACCTCCATATCTTCCGGAATTGAGACCCACACTTCGTAACCGACTGAGGGTGTACCATATGCTGTATCCCTTGTCGGCATAGGGTTATTAAAGCCAAAATGCCTTGCATCCGGTTTAAGCTTTAATAAGCCGCTTTCCCTGACAAAATTATCAATTCTTTCCCCTGAATGCATTTCACTGTCTTTTCCCGTATACTGACTGGCTGCTACCGTTAAGGGTGGTAAATACACAATTCTTATATCCTTTAATGCGTTCAATTCCTTATTGGCTTTGTTTAAATCATTTACGGTCTGATTATCCTGCACAGACTTAT from Anaerocolumna sp. AGMB13020 encodes the following:
- a CDS encoding HEAT repeat domain-containing protein, with the translated sequence MTDKEFLHQLRRGIGSAVIELNQNDNREKYKEIVYRCCLKDIGFDTQVEGTKGYYLYTAISALRCEDEFLESIAKAYKERLPHRLMQQLTDILLSYVQDGSSKAAAILKDKYEQLKEKLTKQRIFPYRYCEREQFELLMIVSMSLGKWRAFKQCVEDAGVIIQARKDDQCSYYDWFLDSATNQFGKSKVWEYLNSASSISQNVNVVVSEFRKVELTRKNHQAILPYVTLEFLIEETQKCLQNQSPYGINGYLIRFAREASRAELIELANRIEAEDNDFVRTQLLRVFRRIDYPLGIEFLINLVQTNNLDLRQAAIEALERFRDKRIHDLAIKILEAGDTASGLTLLKENWEKPDDILIRKVVTKSQRVPHNMQMDLRDIYSKHRSYTCGEVLIHAYRNGECSFCRSEIVTAMGKNGILPDGIILECQFDSYDETRKYANRLVKRREITQ
- a CDS encoding VanZ family protein, with protein sequence MKNEQKEIPNGNKILSSNLQVINIKFRRLILAGMIVYTVLVLYFMFLGFHRTGDKIDYNDYTFLFVPDGVPLRFPQLTMSWLFDFGNIAAFIPFGIIIPLLYRIRFKKLLPLFILVITFLEVLQSLTFLGTFDVMDIISNTLGAIIGFVAYKVGVTTGITFKKLAASAATILILFLGIMTVSEAIDYSVHVNETIGPVQAINEISATAPVTEKISSFTVQGEKINPTLNLYSSTDETSKEYLFNVGKENPWIYANIGIPDGVEYKGSVTIMVNGEELFLFSDKDEDKNTCKVKTFYNAKLKDLKIIVTGNAKVWDVGIAEIMHWWQ
- the rlmD gene encoding 23S rRNA (uracil(1939)-C(5))-methyltransferase RlmD, giving the protein MKKGTQCVGEIIRVDFPNKGILQIEDEKVSVKNTFPGQKVSVVVNKARKGKNEGRLLEVLEKSPLETEEPKCRHFGPCGGCTYQTIPYETQLNMKADQVKRLLDAVCSDYPFEGIKGSPNQWGYRNKMEFSFGDEMKDGPLALGLHKKGSFYDIVTTSECQIVDTDYNQVLTCVLEYFSAKGMTFYKKLSHVGYLRHLLVRKAVKTGEILINLVTSSQWDYEEKEELIIEEFKNKLLELELSGSIVGILHTYNDSQADVVQSDHTDILYGQDYFYEEILGLKFKISTFSFFQTNSLGAEVLYSTAREFIGETKDKLIFDLYSGTGTIAQLLAPVAKKVIGVEIVEEAVIAARENAGLNGLDNCDFIAGDVLKVIDNIEEKPDLIVLDPPRDGIHPKALEKIINFGVDRIVYISCKPTSLARDLVMLQEKGYKVERVCCVDMFPNTVHVETVCLLCR
- a CDS encoding DUF1538 domain-containing protein; the encoded protein is MKNLKLKSKLAIFNTTLREVFISSLPLAIIIIIVCVFIAPLNNPKDYLKLIIGYASVVVGQSVFLVGLNVSILPIGMLVGGSLIKLKKASFIIFFGLVFGLLATVAEPALTVLARQTNMIMPIINETIFIWIMGLGIGLLVGFSLYRIMKDLNIKIVFAVLYIITFIVLIFVPNEFVALAFDGSGATTGDISVPFILALGMGVSVTLSKHKSNDDTFGIIGLASVGPILALSIYAIVLNLHYKGVLPPEQLYAPGTDSTVREILTGNLGGVALALIPIIVIFLPFQFFLIKQPKKDFINILLGSIVVFIGLLIFLSGIDYGFAFAGKYIGEVFLEPTRPEWFKWLLLLIGFILGAAITLSEPAVTVLGEQLEEITNGHIKKNTIRMTLAIGIGFASLIAMIKILTQVNILWFLVPLYSIALIMMKFTPKLFVGLAFDSGGVSGGALTSAFLTPLTLGMAQAIAQKSTTGGQSILVNGFGIIAFISVTPLIAVQFLGIVYDMTLRKVEKAAKEAELKELEELALLVNLVEHSSKQVKEHMDYELKENNDTMDLIKTEEGVNSFDGF
- a CDS encoding nitrogen regulatory protein P-II, with protein sequence MTDLNMNMKALYIVVNVGFAEKIVEYIRSYGSCGATIINARRYSFQHKEIMGINTDKEKEIILTIIDSDAADRIMNSIKQYSGFKTEAHGICYTLPVSSAVGLGQYNCENLDIKKQV
- a CDS encoding glycoside hydrolase family 3 N-terminal domain-containing protein → MKSNKLAFLIILLLLPVLLTGCSKIFPTPFGSNTGGNESSEDPSDITDAPADTPVPTITEIPSVATEIPSAETSGSGTTLPSDNDSTSGQGGSSDPDSSSGQNGSSVSDSSADSYKARAEEFLSHMTLEEKVGQMFFVRLRKDSAAADLKDYRLGGYILFGDDFKDETKDSIKDLLSEYQDLSSIPLLIGVDEEGGSVNRVSKYSAFRSEPFKSPQDLYKAGGFEAIQTDTKEKADLLLDLGINVNLAPVSDVSTAADDFIYNRAFGKDAKATANYVKTVILAMNRAHIGSTLKHFPGYGNNVDTHTGVATDNREYDQFLKNDFLPFQAGIEAGADSILVSHNIVTSMDKKYPASLSFAVHEILRDTLKFEGVVMTDDLSMDAIKKYTSDNEAAVLAIEAGNDLLIATDFDTQIPAVLKAVKSGTITEDRLNDSVIRILIWKLKLGILQ
- a CDS encoding metal-dependent transcriptional regulator; this translates as MQIKESAEDYLETILRLQEQTGHVRSIDIANDLGYTKASVSIAMKKLRENGYIHVDEAGAITLEKAGQEIASKIYDRHQTLTNLLIAAGVTKETAAEDACRIEHVISNESYQCIKNYFNNKLL
- a CDS encoding effector binding domain-containing protein: MELLTISQVSKLFNVSTRTLRYYEQIGLLPSIKKEEYAYRTYDEASISRLEQIIILRKLRIPLKQITEIVKREDALLAIDIFQENLKEINNEISALSTIKKILEVFIEKLGNTITEKKKLDLLGDAEILKVVEALAVTKIKFKEDRPVEDKSVQDNQTVNDLNKANKELNALKDIRIVYLPPLTVAASQYTGKDSEMHSGERIDNFVRESGLLKLKPDARHFGFNNPMPTRDTAYGTPSVGYEVWVSIPEDMEVPEPLVKKQFYGGLYAAHAISMDEFDHWGLLADWVFHNNPDYDSAWGEKRCNLPDAEMDWALEEQLNFFHNVQDSNFNSEKMQLDLLFPIKKKVQQ